The window CAGGCCCGGCAAAAGCTGTTCATGTTTCTGTGTGGCTGGCTGGGTGGGCCTTCGTACTACACCGACCAGTTTGGCCATCCGCGCCTGCGCGCGCGCCACATGCCGTTTGCCATCGGCATCAAGGAGCGCGACCAGTGGGTGGCTTGCATGGACCAGGCCATGGGCGAGACCGGCGTGCCCACAGACCTGCGCGTGCGGCTGAAGGAAAGCTTCATGGGCACGGCCGACTGGATGCGCAACAAAGGGGTCTAGCCAGCCCGCAAGGCGGCCCCCCGTTTGCGCCCTTGAAGGGCGTCCCTGTGTGTTTCCTGAGGCTTCGTCCACAGGCTCTAAGATGCTCCCTCCAACAAATACAGGAGGTAGGGTATGTCGGCAACTGCATGGGTCGTGGTCGTTGTGCTGGTTGCGGTGCTGGTGTGGGCCGTCACGGTCTACAACCGGCTGGTGCAGTTGCGCAACCGCATTGCCAACGCGTTTGGCCAGATCGACGTGCAGCTCAAGCGCCGTTATGACCTGATTCCCAATCTGGTGGAGGTGGCGCGTGGCTATCTGGCGCACGAGGCTGCCACGCTGGAGGCCGTCATCAAGGCCCGCAGCCAGGCGCAGGGTGCGGCCGCGGCAGTGCGTGCAGCCCCCCAAAGCGCCAGCGCCATGGGCGCGCTGGCGGCAGCAGAAGGCGTGCTTGGCGGCAGCCTGGGGCGCCTGATGGTGGTGGCCGAGAGCTACCCCGATCTCAAGGCCGATGCCACCATGCAGTCGCTGTCCGAAGAGATCACCAGCACCGAAAACCGCCTGGGGTTTGCACGCCAGGCCTACAACGACCAGGCGCTGGAGTTCAACGATGCGGCGGCTCAGTTCCCCGAGCTTGTCGTCGCGCGCCTGCTGGGTTTTGCGCCCGCGCCCATGCTGGCGTCCACGCAGTCCGACGAAGAGCGCGCTGCGCCCCGGGTGAAGTTCTGATCCTCCCCTCGCCACACCCATGAAGTTCTGGGACCACCAGCACAACGCACGCAGCGAGACGCGCCGCCTGCTGCTGGGCTTTGCCTTCGCCGTGGTCGTTCTGGTGGCGGCTGTGCATGCTGCCCTGGCGCTGGCCTGGTGGCTGATGGTGGCGGTGCTGCCAGTGCATCTGCCCTTTCCGCAGGGTTTCCTGGCGGCCAATGTGGGCGTCTCGCTGATGCTGGTGCTCGGCGGCTGGTGGGTGGAGACGTCCAATTTGCGCGCTGGCGGTGTCAAGCTGGCCCGGCGCGTGGGTGCACGCGAGTTGCGTCCTTCGCTGTCGCACGCCGAGCAGCGGCTGTCCAACATCGTGGACGAGCTGTGCATCGCTGCGCACATGGCTCGCCCGCAGATCATGGTCATGCCCCGCACCGATGCCATCAACGCTTTCGCTGCAGGATGGGACGAGAGCGACGCCGTCATTGCCGTGACGCAGGGCGCCCTGGACTACCTCACCCGCGAAGAGATGCAGGGCATGGTGGCCCACGAGTTGAGCCATCTGCACGAGGGCGACACGCGCCTGAAGATGCGGCTGGCGGGCATGGTGTTCGGGCTGGAGCTGGTCTACAACTTTGGCGACACGATGCGCGAACGCCGGGGCCTGGCCTGGTGGTTCGGGTCGGCCATCATGGTGGCGGGCTTTGCGGGCTGGCTCACCGGCCGCATGCTCAAGGCCGCCGTGTCCCGCCAGCGCGAATACCTGGCCGACGCACGCGCGGTGCAGTGGACACGCAGCCGTGACGGTCTGGGCGGTGTGCTGCGCAAGGTCATGGCCCAGCGCCGCGACACACCGGCCGGGTATGCCGAGAACCCCGCCCACACCGGCCTGGCCCACCCGGCCGTGCAGCACATGCTGCTGGTGGATGTGGACGGTGGTAGCCGCATGGAACGCTGGCTGGACACCCACCCCACGCTCGACGACCGCGTGCAGCGTGTGTATGGCCGCCGCATGCCGCCGTTGCCAGCCGTGCCGGTGACTGCGGGGCCCGAGTCTGCGCGGCGCAATGAAGGTGTGGTGCCCGGGGCGGTATCCATTGCGTCGCTGGTGGACCCGTTTGCGCGCTTCATGTAAACCGCTGCGAGGGCGGCAGATTCTTTGCAGGAGAACCATTTCAATGTCACGCGACGCACGATTCCAGGAACAGGCCCAGGCGCTGGGCTACAGCTTTGAGGGCGAGATCAAGATCGGCGGCAACTATGTGCCGCTGGTGCGGGACGGCCACCACATCTACCTGAGCGGGCAGATCCCGCGCGTGGGCGACACGGTGGTCGTCACCGGCGCGGCGGGTGCCGGCGCCTCGCTGGCCGATGCGCAAAAGGCCGCCAAGGTCTGCGCGATGCGGGCGCTGGCGCTGCTGCAGCGCGCCTTGGGTTCGCTGGATGCCGTGCAGTCCATCCTGCGCATTACCGTGTACGTGCAGTCGGCGCCCACCTTCACGCAGCAAAGCGAGGTGGCCGATGGCGCCTCGGAGGTGCTGTTTGCCGTGCTGGGGGAGGCGGGTGCCCACACCCGCACCTCGGTGGGGGTGCTGCAGCTGCCCAAGAGCGCCACTGTGGAGGTGGACCTGATTGCCTCGGTGGCGCCGCAGGCGTCCCCTCCGGTCCCGGGCTGATGGCTCATCGCGTCTGGAGAACATGCCATGACCGCCGCTGAGTCGGCTCCCGCACCAGGGCCGCGCCAAGACGCCAGCGTGCACCCGCGTTTCAACGTGTTCGGCCGCATCGTCGAAGTGCGGCGCGAGGGCCCGCTGTGGCAGGCCTACCGCGTGGGCGCTGACGGCAAGCGCACGCCGTCTGGCTTTGTGATCCCCGACTTTGTCGCAGAGCATGAGCTGGTGCAGTTTCTGGAAGATTTATTCCACGAGAGCGCCTCGCCCCACAACGGCGACGTGTACCGCATCGGCTGAATCGACACGCGGCGCCCTGACCGCGGGGCGCTGCGCGGGTGTTGCGGCGCCGCCGTCGCGTCACACCGCTGTCAAACCCGGCCCAGACACTCGGTCCCTTGTTTCAATGAGGGACTGTTCATGCCTGAGCGCACTCCGGGTTTTTTGATTTCTTCTTCGCGTGTTTCACGCCGCGTGGCCACGCTGGGGTTGGTGGCCCTGGCCGCGTCGCTGGCCGCTTGCGGTGGCAGCGACAGCGCTAGCAGCAACGCAGGCGCCACAGCCACGCTGGCCGTGCTCGAGACGACCGACCTGCACTTCAACGTGCGCAGCTACGACTATTTCAAGCTCGCCGATGACAAGTCCTACGGCTTCGAGCGCACCGCCACGCTGGTGCGCGCCGCGCGCAAGGAGTTTGCCAACACGCTGCTGGTGGACAACGGCGACACCATCCAGGGCACCGCGCTGGCCGACTACGAGGCCACCATCAGCCCCATCCCCTGCACGCAGCAGCTGTCCATGTACAAGGCCATGGGCGCGCTGGGATTTGATGCGGGCACGCTGGGCAATCACGAGTTCAACTACGGCCTGCCTTTCCTGAACCAGGTGCTGGGTGGCGGGCTGGACGTGGATGGCGTCGATGCCACCAAGAAGTGCGCAGGCGCAGGCTACCCCGCCGTGCTGGCCAACGTGTACAGCAGCAAGACCAAGAAGCCGCTGGTGCAGCCCTATGCGCTGCTGGAGCGCACGCTGGTGGCCAAGGGTACCGATGGCAAGGAAGTGAAGCTGCCCATCAAGATCGGTGTGATCGGTTTCACGACGCCCGGCATCATGAACTGGGACAAGCGCTACCTGGAAGGCAAGGTCTATACCGAAGGCGCAGTCGAATCCGCCAACAAGTACGTGCCTGAACTGCGCGCCAAGGGTGCCGACATCGTGGTGGCGCTGTTGCACGGCGGGCTCGACAATGCTGCCTACTCGGCCACCATGGAGAACCCGGGCCTGTACCTGTCGAAGGTGGCCGGTATCGACGCGATGGTGATGGGCCACCAGCACGGCGTGTTCCCCGACACGGCGGCCACCCCCAGCTTCAACTTGGCCGGCGTGGACCACAAGGCAGGCACTGTGAACGGCGTGCCGGCGGTGATGGCCAGCTCGTGGGGCAAGGCGCTGGGCGTGGTGCAGCTGGCGCTGCAGTGGGATGGCGCCAAGTGGGTGGTCAACAAGTCCGCCAGCAAGAGCGAGCTGCGCAACATCCAGAGCAAGAATGCCGCAGGTGCCACGGTGACTGTGGATGCAGACCCTGCCATCGCCCCGTTGATCGAGACGCAGCACCAGGCCGCGATCAAGTATGTGAAGACACCGATCGGCCAGACCGATTTCCGCATGAGCACGCTGTTTGCCGATGTGGGTGACCCCGGCGCGATCCAGATCGTGAACCAGGCCCAGCAGGCCTACGTGGCGGCCTACCTCAAGGCCAGCCTGCCGCAGTACGCTGCGTTGCCCGTGCTGTCGGTGAGCGCACCGTTCAAGAGCGGCTTCCAGGGCGGGGCCGACTACACCGACGTGGCGGTGGGCCCGCTGGCCATCAACAACGCGGCCGACCTGTACCTGTATCCCAACACGGTGTACGCGGTGAAGGTGAACGGTGCTGACATTAAGAACTGGTTAGAGGCCGCTGCCAAGCGCTTCAACCAGATCGACCCGGCCAAGACGGGCGAGCAGCAGCTCATCAGCACCTTCCCTGGCTACAACTTCGACATGTTCACGACGGCCGACGTGCAGTACGAGATCGACGTGACGCAGGCCGTGGGCAGCCGCATCAAGAACCTCACCTACCTGGGCAAGCCCATCGACGCGGCGCAGGAGTTCGTGATTGCCACCAACAACTACCGCGCCACCAGCGGCAAGAGCTTCATCGACAAGCTCGACGGCTCAGGCACCATCTGGGCCTCGCCCGATGCCAACCGCGACGTGGTGATCGACTACATCCGCAAGAACCCCGCCGTGACCCGCGCTGCCAACGGCGCTGCCAAGAGCTGGCGCTTTGCCAAGGCCACGGTGGCGGGGCCGGTGGTGTTCAGCTCGGGTGCCAATGCCCTCAGCGTGGCGCAAGCGGCCGGGCTGGGCAATGTGTCGCTGCTAGCGGCCGATGATGGCTCGGGCAAGGGCACTTCGAAGTACGGCGTGGACCTGTCCAAGTAAGCATCAGCCCACCGCCGCAGGGAATGTGGCGGTGCGCGCCTTCACCGCGCCACCGCTGCATGTCCCGGTTGTCTCTGATTTGCTCTGTTTTTGATAGCTGCAAGCGCAAATAAATCATGCGCTTGCGGCTTTTTTTATGAGTTTTTTCGCAGAACGGGCTGCAGCAGCACCACCAGCGCCCCCGCGCCCCCGTCCATGGGCCGTGCCTGCACAAAGGCCAGCACCTCGTTCTTTTGCACCAGCCAGCGCTGCACACGGCCCTTGAGCACGGGGCTCTTGCCGGGCGAGCCCAAGCCCTTGCCATGCACCACGCGCACGCAGCGCAGGCCGATCTTGTGGGCGTGGCGGATGAAGTCGCCCAGCGCCTCGCGCGCCTCGTCCACGCGCAGGCCGTGCAGGTCCAGCTGGCGCTGAATGCTCCAATGGCCCGCGCGCAGCCGGCGTGTCACCTCCACGCCAATGCCGGGGCGGCGAAAGCTGAGCTGGTCGTCGGTGTCCAGCAGGGTGCTCACGTCGAAGTCATCGCTGATCGATTCCATCAGCACCCGCTCCTCGTCCAGCCAGTGCTGCACCGGCAGCGGTGGAGGCAGATGCTTGCGCAGCCGCGCCACGTTGGGATTGCGCAGCGGCGTGACGGGGCCCACGCTGCGGCTGAAGAGGTGGCGCTCGGCCTCGGCCCGGGCAGCCGCTTCGCGGCGGGCTTTTTCTTCAGCCTCGCGGCGCTCCTGCTCCTCGCGCAGGCGGCGGGCCACGGTGGCCAGGTCCTGCAGCTGGGTGATGCGTTCGCCCGCGCGCCGTGGGGCCGGCGGGGCGCGGCGGCGGGGTGGTGCGGTGCTGTCTGCGGCTGCGGGCGCGGCAGGGGCATGGCGCAGCGGGCGCATGGCCGCCTTGGCCGCTGCTTTTTTGTCGGCCAGGCCTGCGCGCCGGATGGACCGGGGCGCGGTAGGCGCAGGGGCGGGGGCGCTGGCTTCCTCGGGTGCCCCGTTGCCACGTGCAGCCCGTGCCAGCGCGGTGTGTAGTGCCGTCGGTGGGCGGGCCGGTGCGGGTGCAGGTCCTGTCACACCTGGCCCTTCTCAGCCATCGACAGGGCCTGCCCCGGCGCGACGATCACATGGTCGAGCACGCGCACATCCACCAGGGCCAGCGTGGTCTTCAGGGTCTGGGTCAGCGCTTCGTCGGCGCGGCTGGGTTGTACGCTGCCGCTGGGGTGGTTGTGGGCCAGCACCACGGCTGCGGCCTGGTGGTGCAGGGCGCGCAGCACCACCTCGCGCGGGTACACGCTGGTCTGCGTGAGCGTGCCGCGAAACAGCTCCTCCAGCGCCAGCAGGCGATTCTGCGCATCCAGAAACAGCACGGCAAACACCTCGTGCCCTTTGGCGGCCAGGTGCAGCTGCAAGTAGTGCTTGACGGTGTCGGGCGAGTCGAACACCTCGCGCTCGCGCAGCTGCTGGGCCAGGGCGCGGCGGGCCAGCTCCAGCACCGCCACCAGCTCGGCGCGTTTGGCGGGGCCCAGGCCCTTGATGCGTTCCAGGTCGGCCGCGCTGGTGTGCAGCAGCCCGGCAATGCCGCCGAAGCCACCGGTGATGGCGCCCGTGTTGGGGTCGATGCCGGGCGGGTCCAGCAGCTCCTGCGCCATCTGCAGCACACCCTTGCCCACGATGCCGGTGCGCAGCAGGATGGCCAGCAGCTCGGCATCGGCCAGCGCAGCGGGGCCGCGCGCCAGCAGTTTTTCGCGGGGCTGGGCGTCGGCGGGCAGGTCTTTGAGGGGCATGGCGCGAGAGGAGGGCGGAGGGAGCGGAGACACGGGGCGGGAGCCGCGGGTAGGGGTTTCCCCGGTTTTCTACAATCGTGGCAGTTTATCGGGACTCTCATGACCTCTATTTCCACCCCCCTTCCCACCGTTCAGCCGGGCTCCTTCCTCACGCTGCACTACCGCCTGGCTGGCCCGGCGGGGGATGTGATCAACACTTTTACTGACAAACCCGCCACCCTGTCGCTGGGCACGGGCGAGTTGTCGCCCGCCATGGAGCAGCGCCTGTTGGGCCTGGCCGAAGGCACGCGCACCACGTTCGAGCTGCCTGCGGGCGAGGCTTTTGGCGAGCGCAATGCCGACATGCAGCAGTGGGTGGCGCGCAAGTTGATGAACGAGCTGGGCGACCCCGACGAAAAGTACAACGTGGGCGATGTGGTGCAGTTCCCCACGCCCGACGGCCAGGGCAGCTACGCCGGGGCCGTGATGCAGGTGCGTGAAGATGGCGCGGTGCTGTTCGACTTCAACCACCCGCTGGCGGGCCAGCCCGTGACCTTTGAAGTGCAGCTGATCGGGATCCTGTGATGCAGGCGCCGCAAGAAATCCTGCTGGCCGAGCCGCGCGGCTTTTGCGCCGGTGTGGACCGCGCCATCGAGATCGTGGAGCGCGCTATCCAGAAATTTGGCGCCCCCATCTATGTGCGCCACGAGATCGTGCACAACACCTATGTGGTGAACGACCTCAAGGCCAAGGGCGCGATCTTCATCGAAGAGCTGTCGGACGTGCCACCCGGCGCCACGCTGGTCTTCAGTGCCCACGGCGTGAGCAAGGCGGTGCAGCAAGAGGCCGTGGCGCGTGGCTTCAGCATTTTTGACGCTACCTGCCCGCTGGTGACCAAGGTGCACGTCGAAGTGGCCAAGCTCGCCAAAGAAGGCTACGAATTCATCATGATCGGCCACAAGGGTCATCCCGAGGTCGAGGGCACCATGGGCCAGCTCGACCACGGCATCCACCTGGTGGAAGACGTGGAAGATGTGGCCCGCGTGCAGCCTGCGCAGACCGAGAAACTGGCCGTGGTCACGCAGACCACGCTGAGCGTGGACGACGCCGCCGAAATCTCGGCCGCCGTGCGCGCGCGCTTTCCCAGCGTGCGCGAGCCCAAGCAGCAGGACATCTGCTACGCCACGCAGAACCGGCAGGACGCCGTCAAGGTGCTGAGCCCGCAGGTGGACGTGGTGATCGTGGTGGGCAGCCCCACCAGCTCCAACAGCAATCGCCTGCGCGAGCTGGCCGCCAAGCTGGGCACTACGGCCTACATGGTGGACAGCGCCGACGAACTGCAGGGCGAGTGGTTCAAAGGCCGCGCGCGCGTGGGGCTCACAGCCGGTGCTTCGGCACCTGAAATCCTGGTGCAGCAGGTCATCGATCGCATCAAGGCGCTGGGCGCGGTGTCGGTGCGCACCATGGCGGGCATCGAAGAAACCGTGAAATTCCCGCTGCCCAAGGGGCTCAAGATCGACGCGGCCACAGGCCTGGAAATCTCGCAGCGAAGGCCGGAGACAGGGCCTGTCGGAGGTTGACCCGCACGGCATCTGGATTGCTCCTGAATTGATAGCTGAAAGCGCATAAAAAGATTGCACTAGCGGCACATTTGGCTTCTTTTTAAGAGCCAGACGGCATGGGCAGGCCACTACAGCGACACCGCAGGCCCGCTCCACAGATCCAGTGGCGGGTCGGCCGCCACCGCCCGCAGGATGTCGGTGCGCGAGATAAAGCCCGACAGCACCCCGGCCTCATCGGTCACCGGCAGGCCGGGCAGACCGGTGTCCAGCAGCACGGCGGCCACGCGGCGCAGTTCGGTGTCGGCCGCCACGGTGGGCACGGGGCTCACCATCACCTCGGACACCGGGCGGCGCGCCAGGGCGATGGCCTCCTTGACTGCGCCGGGCTCGGGCAGCAAGTCCAGCGGCGCCATGTCGGCCCGGAGCAGCAACCCGATCACGCGTCCCAGGGCATCCACCACAGGGGCCTGGGCCACCTTGTGCTCGGCCAGGGTCTGCCAGGCATCGTTCACGCGCGCGTCTGGCGCCACGCCCAGGCCGCCGGTGGTCATCACGTCGCTCACCTTCGTCAGCGGCTGGCGGGTGGTAGCCTGGGGGCCTTGTTCGGTTTGCGCGTAGGCGGTCACGGCGTCTTGCAGGCGCAGGTTGACGACGGAGGGCGATGCGGCAGCGTTGGTGTGGGCCACCGTGGGGCGGGGCGGGGCCGTGAAGACGGGCACCGTCTGGCCGTCTTGCACGTCCATGGGCCGCGTGCGCAGGGCCTGCGGGCGCTGCACACTGCGCACTGCAGAAATGCGCGCCAGGTTTTCAGGGCCGCCACGGTACATCTGGCCCGACGGGCCGAATACAAAGAACATGCTTTTTCTCCTGCGCGCAGGCCCGCCAGCGCATGTGCGCGGGGTGCTGCCCTGCCCATGTTATCGGCAGGAGGGCGGCGCACATGCAGTCCGCGTTGTGTCTGCATGTTGCGAGCAGCCCCTACACTGCCCCTTCTTTTGACATCACCTGCCCCACGGAGCCCCGCATGATCGACCGCGCCGCCATCGTCGCCGCCCGCCGCCAACTGGCCACCCAGCCCGACTTTCTGCGCACCACGCCACTGATGCGCCTGTCTGGCAAGTCCCTGGGCGTGGACTGCGCCGAGGTCTGGCTCAAGCTGGAGCATTTGCAGGTAGGCGGCAGCTTCAAGGCACGCGGCATGCTCTACCGGCTGCTGGCCAACCCCGTGCCCGGCAGCGGCGTGATCATCGCTTCAGGCGGCAACGCCGGCATTGCCGTGGCGGCGGCTGCCCAGGCGCTGGGCGTGCGCTGCGAGGTGTTTGTGCCCGAAGTCTCGCCCGAGGCCAAGCGCGCCCGCTTGCGGGCGCTGGGCGCTGAAGTGGTCGTCACCGGCGCCGCATATGCCGAAGCCTTTGAAGCGTGTGTGGCCCGCCAGAAGGCCACGGGTGCGCTGCAGGCCCATGCCTATGACCAACCCCAAGTGGTGGCCGGTGCAGGCACGCTGGCGCTGGAGATGGAAGAGCAGGGCGGTCGCTTGCCCGACACGGTACTGGTCAGCGTGGGCGGTGGCGGCCTCATCGGCGGTGTGGCTGCGTGGGTGGAGAGCCGGGCCCATGTGGTCGCGCTGGAGCCCGAACGCGCGCCCACCCTGCATGCGGCGCGCGCTGCAGGCCAGCCCGTGGATGTGGAAGTGGGTGGCGTGGCCGCCGACTCCCTGGGCGCCAAGCGCATCGGTGCCATTGGCTGGGAAGTCAGCCAGCGCCATGTGCACGATGCCCTGCTGTTGCCCGACGACGCAATCCGCGCCGCCCAGCTGTGGCTGTGGAAGGAGCTGAAGCTGGCCGTAGAGCCCGCCGCCGCGCTGGGCCTGGCCGCGCTGCAGACCGGCGCCTACAAACCCCAGCCGCAGGAAACGGTGGCCCTGATTCTCTGCGGCGCCAACTTTGACCCGGCAAGCCTGGCCTGAGCCGACACCGACCACCCCTTTAAAATCCACGCCATGCTAGACATTCTTCTCCTCCGCAAAGACCTCGACACCGCCATCGCGCGGCTGGAAACCCGCAAAAAGCCACAGGCCTTCCTGGATGTCTCCGCTTTCCAGTCCCTGGAGTCCGAGCGCAAGACGCTGCAGACCCGCACCGAAGAGCTGCAGGCCCAGCGCAACCAGCTGTCCAAGCAGGTCGGCATGCTGATGAGCCGGGGCGACAAGGACGGCGCCGAAGCCGTCAAGGCCCAGGTGGCCGCAGGCAAGGTGGAGCTGGAACAATCCGCCGCGCGCCTGGAACAGATCCAGTCCGAGCTGCTGGCCATGCTGGTGGCCGTACCCAACCTGCCGCACGAATCCGTGCCCGTGGGCAGCGATGAAACCGGCAATGTGGAAGTGCGCCGCTGGGGCGCCCCTCCCAGTTTCGCCTTCGAGGTGAAAGACCATGTGGACCTGGGCACCCCGCTGGGCCTTGACTTCGACATGGGCGCCAAGCTCTCGGGCTCGCGCTTCACGGTGATGAAGGGCCCGATCGCCCGCCTGCACCGTGCACTCGCCCAGTTCATGCTGGACGTGCAGACGCAAGAGCATGGCTACACCGAGTGCTACGTGCCCTACGCTGTGAACGCCGACTCCCTCAAGGGCACGGGCCAGCTGCCCAAGTTCGAGGGCGACCTCTTCGCTGCCAAGAAAGGCGGCCAGGACGGCGAGCCCGTGCCCGACAACACCGCGCTGTACCTCATTCCCACCAGCGAAGTGCCCTTGACCAACTTTGTGCGCGACGTGGTCACGCCAGAGGCCGACCTGCCCATCAAGCTCACGGCCCACACACCATGCTTCCGCTCAGAAGCTGGGAGCGGCGGGCGCGACATTCGCGGCTTGATCCGCCAGCACCAGTTCGACAAGGTCGAGATGGTGCAGATCGTGCACCCCGACAAGAGCTACGACGCGCTGGAAGAAATGACCCGCCACGCCGAGGCCGTGCTGCAGAAGCTGGGCCTGCCTTACCGCGTGATGAGCCTGTGCACTGGCGATATGGGCTTCGGCGCTGCCAAGACCTACGACCTGGAAGTGTGGCTGCCCGCGCAGAACACCTACCGCGAGATCAGCTCGGTGAGCAACTGCGAGGCCTTCCAGGCCCGTCGCCTGCAAGCCCGCTTCAAGAACGCGCAGGGCAAGAACGAGTTGCTGCACACCCTGAACGGCTCGGGCTTGGCCGTGGGCCGCACGCTGGTGGCAGTGCTGGAAAACTATCAGCAGGCCGACGGCAGCGTGACGGTGCCCGAGGTGCTGCGGCCTTACCTGGGCGGCACCGCCGTTCTGAAGCCCTGAAAATCTGGCTATAATCGCAGGCTTCGACACACAGGAGAGGTGGCAGAGTGGTCGAATGTACCTGACTCGAAATCAGGCGTAGTGGCAACACTACCGTGGGTTCGAATCCCACCCTCTCCGCCAGTATCAAGGCCCTGTAGCTATTTAATCAATAGCACAGGGCCTTTTTCTTTGGGGCCGCTGGGACACTTCAGGCGGCTGGGTGGCCCGCATTCGGATGCAGTGGGTGCAGAGGCTCGCAGATTCGCCGCTGTGTGGGTATCACCGTGCAGATGCGGGAGTGACAGGGTATTGATTGCGATGCATGGCCGCGTTTTCCTGCGGCGCCAGAATACGGGTTGCGCGACCCGCGCCTGATGTTACGAAAGAACCTCGCATGCTCCCAGAGACCTTGACAACCCCCCCCATCCGCCTGACCCAGTACAGCCACGGCGCGGGCTGCGGCTGCAAGATCAGCCCCAAGGTGCTGGACGTGATCCTGGCGGGCAGTGGGGCGCAGCACCTGGACCCTCGGCTCTGGGTGGGCAACACCTCGCGGGACGATGCGGCGGTGTATGCCCTGGATGCCGAGCGCGGCGTGGTGTCCACCACCGATTTCTTCATGCCGATCGTGGATGACCCGTACGACTTCGGGCGCATTGCCGCCACCAATGCGATCAGCGACATCTATGCCATGGGTGCCGATCCGCTGATGGCCATTGCCATTCTGGGGTGGCCGGTGAATGTGCTGCCGCCCGAGGTGGCGCGTGAGGTGGTGCGCGGTGGGCGTGCGGTGTGCGATGCGGCGGGCATTCCGCTGGCGGGCGGGCACTCCATCGACGCGCCCGAACCGATCTTCGGTCTGGCGGTGACGGGCATCGTCGAAAAGCGCCACCTCAAGCGCAACGACACGGCCACGGCGGGTTGCCGCCTGTATCTGACCAAGCCCCTTGGGATCGGCATCCTGACCACGGCCGAAAAAAAAGCCAAGCTGCGTCCCGAGGATGTGGGGGTGGCGCGCGACCTGATGTGCACGCTCAACCGGCCAGGGAGCCGGTTCGGCCGGCTGGCAGGCGTGAAAGCGATGACGGATGTGACCGGCTTCGGCCTGTTGGGGCACTTGGTGGAAATGGCCGAGGGCAGTGGCTTGAGCGCCGTGATTGACTACGCGGCAGTGCCGCGTCTGGAGGGGGTGGACTACTACATGGACCAGGGCTGTGTGCCCGGCGGCACGCTGCGCAACTTTGACAGCTACGGCGCGAAGATTGCGCCCCTGACGGACGTGCAAAAGCACCTGCTGTGCGACCCCCAGACCAGCGGGGGGCTGCTGGTGGCCGTGAGCCCGGAGGGCGAGGCCGAGTTTCTGCAGGTGGCCGCAGAACTGGGCCTGGCGCTGCAGCCTATTGGTGAGCTCACCCCGCGACAGGCCTTTGCCGTCGAGTTGCGCTGATGCCCACCAACCTGACGGACTACCGGCACATCTTTCTGAACGATGTGCCCATGATGGACGTGCGCGCGCCGGTGGAGTTTGGGCAGGGCGCGTTTCCGGGCGTGGCCAACCTCCCCCTGATGGACGATGGCGAGCGCCAGCAAGTGGGCACCTGCTACAAGCACAAGGGCCAGGAGGCCGCGATTGCGCTGGGGCACCAGCTGGTGTCGGGCACCATCAAGCTCCAGCGCATCGAGGCATGGGCGCAGTTTGCGCGGGCGCATCCGCAGGGCGTGCTGTACTGCTTTCGTGGCGGGTTGCGCTCGCAGATCGTGCAGCAATGGCTGCTGAACGAAGCGGGCATCGACTACCCCCGGGTGGTCGGGGGCTACAAGGCCATGCGCGGGTTCCTCATCGGCACCACGCAGGCTGCAGCGGCGCAGTGCGGGTTTGTGGTGCTCAGTGGCCTGACCGGCA of the Acidovorax sp. 107 genome contains:
- a CDS encoding threonine/serine dehydratase — encoded protein: MIDRAAIVAARRQLATQPDFLRTTPLMRLSGKSLGVDCAEVWLKLEHLQVGGSFKARGMLYRLLANPVPGSGVIIASGGNAGIAVAAAAQALGVRCEVFVPEVSPEAKRARLRALGAEVVVTGAAYAEAFEACVARQKATGALQAHAYDQPQVVAGAGTLALEMEEQGGRLPDTVLVSVGGGGLIGGVAAWVESRAHVVALEPERAPTLHAARAAGQPVDVEVGGVAADSLGAKRIGAIGWEVSQRHVHDALLLPDDAIRAAQLWLWKELKLAVEPAAALGLAALQTGAYKPQPQETVALILCGANFDPASLA
- the selD gene encoding selenide, water dikinase SelD is translated as MLPETLTTPPIRLTQYSHGAGCGCKISPKVLDVILAGSGAQHLDPRLWVGNTSRDDAAVYALDAERGVVSTTDFFMPIVDDPYDFGRIAATNAISDIYAMGADPLMAIAILGWPVNVLPPEVAREVVRGGRAVCDAAGIPLAGGHSIDAPEPIFGLAVTGIVEKRHLKRNDTATAGCRLYLTKPLGIGILTTAEKKAKLRPEDVGVARDLMCTLNRPGSRFGRLAGVKAMTDVTGFGLLGHLVEMAEGSGLSAVIDYAAVPRLEGVDYYMDQGCVPGGTLRNFDSYGAKIAPLTDVQKHLLCDPQTSGGLLVAVSPEGEAEFLQVAAELGLALQPIGELTPRQAFAVELR
- a CDS encoding peptidylprolyl isomerase, whose amino-acid sequence is MTSISTPLPTVQPGSFLTLHYRLAGPAGDVINTFTDKPATLSLGTGELSPAMEQRLLGLAEGTRTTFELPAGEAFGERNADMQQWVARKLMNELGDPDEKYNVGDVVQFPTPDGQGSYAGAVMQVREDGAVLFDFNHPLAGQPVTFEVQLIGIL
- a CDS encoding HPP family protein, which encodes MFFVFGPSGQMYRGGPENLARISAVRSVQRPQALRTRPMDVQDGQTVPVFTAPPRPTVAHTNAAASPSVVNLRLQDAVTAYAQTEQGPQATTRQPLTKVSDVMTTGGLGVAPDARVNDAWQTLAEHKVAQAPVVDALGRVIGLLLRADMAPLDLLPEPGAVKEAIALARRPVSEVMVSPVPTVAADTELRRVAAVLLDTGLPGLPVTDEAGVLSGFISRTDILRAVAADPPLDLWSGPAVSL
- the ispH gene encoding 4-hydroxy-3-methylbut-2-enyl diphosphate reductase; translated protein: MQAPQEILLAEPRGFCAGVDRAIEIVERAIQKFGAPIYVRHEIVHNTYVVNDLKAKGAIFIEELSDVPPGATLVFSAHGVSKAVQQEAVARGFSIFDATCPLVTKVHVEVAKLAKEGYEFIMIGHKGHPEVEGTMGQLDHGIHLVEDVEDVARVQPAQTEKLAVVTQTTLSVDDAAEISAAVRARFPSVREPKQQDICYATQNRQDAVKVLSPQVDVVIVVGSPTSSNSNRLRELAAKLGTTAYMVDSADELQGEWFKGRARVGLTAGASAPEILVQQVIDRIKALGAVSVRTMAGIEETVKFPLPKGLKIDAATGLEISQRRPETGPVGG
- the serS gene encoding serine--tRNA ligase, yielding MLDILLLRKDLDTAIARLETRKKPQAFLDVSAFQSLESERKTLQTRTEELQAQRNQLSKQVGMLMSRGDKDGAEAVKAQVAAGKVELEQSAARLEQIQSELLAMLVAVPNLPHESVPVGSDETGNVEVRRWGAPPSFAFEVKDHVDLGTPLGLDFDMGAKLSGSRFTVMKGPIARLHRALAQFMLDVQTQEHGYTECYVPYAVNADSLKGTGQLPKFEGDLFAAKKGGQDGEPVPDNTALYLIPTSEVPLTNFVRDVVTPEADLPIKLTAHTPCFRSEAGSGGRDIRGLIRQHQFDKVEMVQIVHPDKSYDALEEMTRHAEAVLQKLGLPYRVMSLCTGDMGFGAAKTYDLEVWLPAQNTYREISSVSNCEAFQARRLQARFKNAQGKNELLHTLNGSGLAVGRTLVAVLENYQQADGSVTVPEVLRPYLGGTAVLKP